The nucleotide sequence ACAGTGGATCTCTTAATAGGATTATCTATTCTCGGGACTGGAGAAAGGCCGAGGAGCAAATGAGCCAAACACTGACTCGTGAGAATATTTTTGTGCGTTCACAAATGATGAAGAGTCCACTGTGAACTCTGAAGTGAATCTGAATACTGTAATCAGGCTTTCTCTGACATTTGGATTAACTCTGGTGAAGAAAGAGGCTGACGCAGTAATGAGCGCTGAGGTGAGTAACCAGCTGTCCTACCTGTTCCTTAAACCAGTCATTTAACACCTCGGAGGGCTAATAATGTCTTTCAAATGTTTTCAGCCAGAGGCAGAGATCAGCATCTACAACCTGCCCAACATGCCGGACAGTGACGACAGCGGGGAAGGTTAATGGcttaaaaataatcatttttttaaaaggtctAAAAAGTTTCTAAATCAGTTTGAACTTTTTAACAGAAACTAGCCAAGAGGAGCCGCCAATCGCAAGCTGGAGTGAGCTGCCCATCATAGAGCGCGTCGGCCTCAATAGGTGACATTCATACGTACATATACAACCAAATGATAACCGCCAGATTTAATTAGAAGTGATATCAAACTGTCAGACTTCTTGTTTCCTAACAGTGTAGAGATGTCAGAGAAGGATTTGGAGGTAAGTAGTCTAAACTTCCCCTTCATTAAAAACATTCAGTAGgttttaaactttgttttttaatgtgctgCACTTGAAAATTTACATACAGAATGTGGGTTATTTGATTATAAGTTCAAGATTTCTGTATTTCGGAACATCTACGGTTtctttaaagtttatttatccTTAAATCTCAACACCAGGCAGAGCCACAGGTATCTGAAATGCAGGAGGACACTGAGAACTTGAATGAAgttgttatgtttttgtttcttctctTAGATGGCTTTCTCTCAGATCGCCTTGTCTTTCCGCTGTGATCAGTACACCCTGAAGCAGAGGCTGCAGGCGGAGGAGCACGCCCGTAACCTGGCTGAGGAGAACATCCAGCTAGAGCTGAGTAGAGGCAGGGAGACCCTGGAGGTACTGTATGTAACAGGCTATTATCTGTAGTGAGTCTTTTTGGCCTCAGCAGGCTGCAGGTACAAGTGTGATCCTGTGGGATTTCAGATACTGAAGAGCCTGTGTTTGGACAGCAAGCGCAGCAAGATCCTGCAGAAGCTGGAGCTGTCCCTGGACATCCTCGGAGGCACCGTGGAGCGGATCTCTAACACGGCAGAGGTGCTTGGTGCCGTGCATCAGGTACAGTAAGGCCTCTCTGCTCATGCACTGTGGGTCAGGCTCAGTTAAAAGCAAGTGTTACTGCTATATTGGGACCAGCACTACTAGTAGGAGTTTTCTCTTTATCTCCTGCTTTGTTCAGGAGGCTCGAGTGAGTAGAGCAGTGGAACTCATGGTGGCTCACGTGGAGCGCCTGAGGAGGCGATATGACAGAAATCTAGCTGAGCTGGAAGAAGCCAGGAGGATGatgatgcagcagcagcagcagagctcctGCAGAAACATCACAGATCCCAGAGCCTCCACAGGTTTCTGCATCAGTGGCCTGTTTCTTGTTACTTGTCTTCTTCTGTGGTTGTATGCAAAGTTTGAGTAATCGCTGGATTTATTGTTGTAGATCCAGAGGAAAGTGACAACATAAAGAAAGATAATCAGCAGGTATGCATTTTTGGATGCTTGTAGCATCTAATGTAGGTTTAAACAATCTTTTGAACTTCAATCTGccttttatttgtgtgtttttttaacaagAAGCATGTCCGTAGAAGGGTCTGTGTATCAGTAATTTCCAGCCAAACTCAGGTAAAGATTTTCCTGAATAAACCTTCCTGCTTTCTTCTCATGTTATCAGCCATAAACCACAGGGAGTGTCTTCTTTGTCTCCAGGATAGCAAAAAGCGAGACTCCAGAAAGCGTCTCTCTTCCAGCAAGAAGGCCGTCCCTTCCTGCCCGTCTCCCATGAGCTCAGAGTACAGCTACTCTTTCGTGACCAAGGACGACAGCTACTCAGTGGAGGACAGGTGAACTAGAGCCAACAGGTATATTTTTTGGTATCCTAACTACATGGTAACATTTATCAC is from Oreochromis niloticus isolate F11D_XX linkage group LG20, O_niloticus_UMD_NMBU, whole genome shotgun sequence and encodes:
- the LOC102080628 gene encoding lymphoid-restricted membrane protein isoform X4, with the translated sequence MSAEPEAEISIYNLPNMPDSDDSGEETSQEEPPIASWSELPIIERVGLNSVEMSEKDLEMAFSQIALSFRCDQYTLKQRLQAEEHARNLAEENIQLELSRGRETLEILKSLCLDSKRSKILQKLELSLDILGGTVERISNTAEVLGAVHQEARVSRAVELMVAHVERLRRRYDRNLAELEEARRMMMQQQQQSSCRNITDPRASTDPEESDNIKKDNQQHVRRRVCVSVISSQTQDSKKRDSRKRLSSSKKAVPSCPSPMSSEYSYSFVTKDDSYSVEDRPHDPDETPSEALPGPAPILTPESVPSKPVNNSKTLNKNSSLDTLRPRHRGKAVLSNKGREKKMANIYRRISTVGMWRQHPLAHWLQRCRLVLLCTFVIFCVVTLSYFLW
- the LOC102080628 gene encoding protein MRVI1 isoform X2; translated protein: MSAEPEAEISIYNLPNMPDSDDSGEETSQEEPPIASWSELPIIERVGLNSVEMSEKDLEMAFSQIALSFRCDQYTLKQRLQAEEHARNLAEENIQLELSRGRETLEILKSLCLDSKRSKILQKLELSLDILGGTVERISNTAEVLGAVHQEARVSRAVELMVAHVERLRRRYDRNLAELEEARRMMMQQQQQSSCRNITDPRASTDPEESDNIKKDNQQHVRRRVCVSVISSQTQVKIFLNKPSCFLLMLSAINHRECLLCLQDSKKRDSRKRLSSSKKAVPSCPSPMSSEYSYSFVTKDDSYSVEDRPHDPDETPSEALPGPAPILTPESVPSKPVNNSKTLNKNSSLDTLRPRHRGKAVLSNKGREKKMANIYRRISTVGMWRQHPLAHWLQRCRLVLLCTFVIFCVVTLSYFLW
- the LOC102080628 gene encoding protein MRVI1 isoform X1 is translated as MSAEPEAEISIYNLPNMPDSDDSGEETSQEEPPIASWSELPIIERVGLNSVEMSEKDLEMAFSQIALSFRCDQYTLKQRLQAEEHARNLAEENIQLELSRGRETLEILKSLCLDSKRSKILQKLELSLDILGGTVERISNTAEVLGAVHQEARVSRAVELMVAHVERLRRRYDRNLAELEEARRMMMQQQQQSSCRNITDPRASTDPEESDNIKKDNQQKHVRRRVCVSVISSQTQVKIFLNKPSCFLLMLSAINHRECLLCLQDSKKRDSRKRLSSSKKAVPSCPSPMSSEYSYSFVTKDDSYSVEDRPHDPDETPSEALPGPAPILTPESVPSKPVNNSKTLNKNSSLDTLRPRHRGKAVLSNKGREKKMANIYRRISTVGMWRQHPLAHWLQRCRLVLLCTFVIFCVVTLSYFLW
- the LOC102080628 gene encoding lymphoid-restricted membrane protein isoform X3 translates to MSAEPEAEISIYNLPNMPDSDDSGEETSQEEPPIASWSELPIIERVGLNSVEMSEKDLEMAFSQIALSFRCDQYTLKQRLQAEEHARNLAEENIQLELSRGRETLEILKSLCLDSKRSKILQKLELSLDILGGTVERISNTAEVLGAVHQEARVSRAVELMVAHVERLRRRYDRNLAELEEARRMMMQQQQQSSCRNITDPRASTDPEESDNIKKDNQQKHVRRRVCVSVISSQTQDSKKRDSRKRLSSSKKAVPSCPSPMSSEYSYSFVTKDDSYSVEDRPHDPDETPSEALPGPAPILTPESVPSKPVNNSKTLNKNSSLDTLRPRHRGKAVLSNKGREKKMANIYRRISTVGMWRQHPLAHWLQRCRLVLLCTFVIFCVVTLSYFLW